A section of the Streptomyces sp. NBC_01408 genome encodes:
- a CDS encoding GNAT family N-acetyltransferase, with the protein MTWTFTRDLAAFLAAAGPSVAARPVSNTILLTTADALERRGPHAFGRADPFFGWWTGAEGAVAGGLLCTPPFPVLLSALPAEAVRALAVALDTEPLLAGISGFNARRADAEVLAGAWGQPARVAEENRLYRLDGLIAPDPAPAGRARNAAEADLPLLLNWIEAFNLEAGQPGSPSAAALRDRISYGGVLLWEHAGAPVSLASFTRPIGSACRIGPVWTPPGSRRHGFAAGVTHAASRAAYAAGASEVLLFTDLANPTSNGVYLRLGYVPVEDRTEVVAA; encoded by the coding sequence ATGACCTGGACCTTCACTCGTGACCTGGCGGCCTTTCTGGCCGCGGCGGGCCCTTCGGTGGCCGCCCGGCCCGTGTCGAACACCATCCTGCTGACCACGGCCGACGCCCTGGAGCGGCGCGGGCCGCACGCCTTCGGCCGGGCGGACCCCTTCTTCGGCTGGTGGACCGGGGCCGAGGGGGCCGTCGCCGGCGGGCTGCTGTGCACACCGCCGTTCCCCGTGCTGCTCAGCGCGTTGCCCGCCGAAGCGGTCCGGGCGCTGGCGGTCGCCCTCGACACCGAACCGCTGCTCGCCGGCATCAGCGGGTTCAACGCCCGCCGGGCCGACGCCGAGGTGCTCGCCGGGGCCTGGGGGCAGCCGGCCCGGGTCGCCGAGGAGAACCGCCTGTACCGGCTGGACGGGCTGATCGCCCCGGATCCCGCCCCGGCAGGGCGGGCCCGGAACGCCGCCGAGGCCGACCTCCCGCTGCTGCTGAACTGGATCGAGGCCTTCAACCTGGAGGCCGGGCAGCCCGGGTCCCCCTCCGCGGCCGCCCTGCGCGACCGGATCTCGTACGGCGGGGTGCTCCTGTGGGAGCACGCCGGAGCCCCCGTCTCCCTGGCCTCCTTCACCCGCCCGATCGGCTCGGCCTGCCGGATCGGCCCGGTCTGGACCCCGCCAGGGTCCCGCCGCCACGGTTTCGCGGCCGGGGTCACGCACGCGGCGAGCCGGGCGGCGTACGCGGCCGGCGCCTCGGAGGTGCTCCTCTTCACCGACCTGGCCAACCCCACCAGCAACGGCGTGTACCTGCGCCTGGGTTACGTCCCGGTCGAGGACCGCACGGAGGTCGTCGCCGCCTGA
- a CDS encoding LysR family transcriptional regulator yields the protein MDVDLRDLELLDATVEAGSLTAAAERLYVSQPALSQRLTRLEARLGMQLFDRKGRRLVPNAAGRRLLVAARQILGELESASRDLREIRDGHGRRVRFTAQCSTTFPWLPPVLRAFREREPDIDVRIETVADDAPIPALLADLVDVALVTKPDLQMDRVSLTKLFDDEMMAVVPAGHPWASRGHLTARDFDGADLVLYDGYDQNRIPSMPLPIPAGARPGRITTMPVVTDLVIEMVAGGQGVTVLPNWVAAPYVSSHGLALIRIGAQPLTRTWFCATRTGPRPPHLEAFVEELTGRLTAPVSG from the coding sequence ATGGATGTGGATCTGCGTGACCTGGAGCTCCTCGACGCCACCGTCGAGGCCGGCTCGCTGACCGCCGCCGCCGAGCGGCTCTACGTGAGCCAGCCGGCCCTCAGCCAGCGGCTCACCCGGCTGGAGGCCCGCCTCGGCATGCAGCTCTTCGACCGCAAGGGCCGCCGCCTGGTGCCCAACGCGGCAGGCCGCCGGCTGCTGGTCGCCGCCCGCCAGATCCTCGGCGAACTGGAGTCGGCCTCCCGCGACCTGCGGGAGATCCGCGACGGGCACGGCCGGCGGGTCCGCTTCACCGCGCAGTGCAGCACCACCTTCCCGTGGCTGCCGCCCGTCCTGCGCGCCTTCCGCGAGCGCGAGCCGGACATCGACGTGCGCATCGAGACCGTCGCCGACGACGCCCCGATCCCTGCGCTGCTCGCCGACCTGGTCGACGTCGCGCTGGTCACCAAGCCGGACCTGCAGATGGACCGTGTGTCCCTGACCAAGCTGTTCGACGACGAGATGATGGCCGTGGTGCCCGCCGGACACCCGTGGGCCTCCCGCGGGCACCTGACCGCCCGTGACTTCGACGGCGCCGATCTGGTCCTCTACGACGGCTACGACCAGAACCGCATCCCGTCGATGCCGCTGCCGATTCCGGCCGGGGCCCGGCCCGGCCGGATCACCACCATGCCGGTGGTGACCGACCTGGTGATCGAGATGGTGGCGGGCGGCCAGGGCGTGACGGTGCTGCCCAACTGGGTGGCCGCCCCGTACGTGTCCTCGCACGGCCTCGCGCTGATCCGCATCGGCGCGCAGCCGCTGACCCGCACGTGGTTCTGCGCCACCCGAACCGGGCCGCGCCCGCCCCACCTCGAGGCCTTCGTCGAGGAGCTCACCGGCCGCCTCACTGCCCCGGTCAGCGGTTAG
- a CDS encoding acyl-CoA dehydrogenase family protein, translated as MTGFALGADQEEWCGQLRALSAERLRPLAEKGEPGRVNRPLLAALGEAGLLERVFASGALELCLLRESLAYGCTEAETALALQGLGAYPVLREGSEAQRERWLPGVRAGRTVAAFALSEPGAGSDAAALALAAAPDSGGGWRLSGEKRWISNAPEADFYTVFARTGEGPGAKGVSAFLVPADRPGLSGEALEMLSPHPIGALAFDGVPVGPRDLLGEPGRGFRVAMDTLNLFRPSVGAFAVGMARAALDATLTYTAGRAAFGGMLRDLQAVAHRVAEMATRTEAARLLVYAAAGAYDRGAPDVPRRAAMAKLLATETAQYVVDHAVQLHGAVALQRGHLLEHLYREVRAPRIYEGASEVQRTIIAKELYGEVAAR; from the coding sequence ATGACCGGATTCGCGCTCGGGGCGGACCAGGAGGAGTGGTGCGGGCAGTTGCGCGCACTGTCGGCGGAGCGGCTGAGGCCGCTGGCCGAGAAGGGGGAGCCAGGCCGGGTCAACCGGCCGCTCCTCGCGGCACTGGGGGAGGCGGGCCTGCTGGAACGGGTCTTCGCGTCGGGCGCGCTGGAACTGTGCCTGCTGCGCGAATCCCTCGCCTACGGCTGCACGGAGGCCGAGACGGCGCTCGCCCTCCAAGGGCTGGGCGCCTACCCGGTCCTGCGGGAGGGCAGCGAGGCACAGCGCGAGCGCTGGCTGCCCGGTGTGCGCGCCGGTCGCACCGTGGCGGCCTTCGCGCTGAGCGAGCCGGGGGCCGGCTCGGACGCGGCGGCGCTGGCCCTGGCGGCAGCCCCGGACTCCGGGGGCGGCTGGCGCCTCAGCGGGGAGAAGCGGTGGATCTCCAACGCCCCGGAAGCCGATTTCTACACCGTGTTCGCCCGGACGGGTGAAGGGCCGGGCGCCAAGGGGGTATCGGCCTTCCTCGTCCCGGCGGACCGCCCCGGACTCTCCGGCGAGGCCCTGGAGATGCTCTCCCCCCACCCCATCGGCGCGCTCGCCTTCGACGGGGTCCCGGTCGGCCCCCGGGACCTGCTGGGCGAGCCCGGGCGCGGCTTCCGGGTCGCGATGGACACCCTGAACCTCTTCCGCCCCAGCGTCGGCGCGTTCGCGGTGGGCATGGCCCGGGCCGCGCTCGACGCGACCCTGACGTACACCGCGGGCCGTGCGGCCTTCGGCGGGATGCTGCGCGACCTCCAGGCCGTGGCGCACCGGGTCGCCGAGATGGCCACCCGCACCGAGGCGGCCCGGCTGCTCGTGTACGCGGCCGCCGGGGCCTACGACCGGGGCGCCCCGGACGTACCCCGCCGCGCGGCGATGGCGAAACTGCTCGCCACGGAGACGGCCCAGTACGTCGTGGACCACGCGGTCCAGCTGCACGGAGCCGTCGCCCTCCAGCGGGGCCACCTGCTGGAACACCTCTACCGGGAGGTCCGCGCCCCGCGGATCTACGAGGGCGCCAGCGAGGTCCAGCGCACGATCATCGCCAAGGAGCTGTACGGGGAGGTGGCCGCGCGATGA
- a CDS encoding AMP-binding protein, which yields MDLKPSAHTDTFARDHLPPAGSWPELLFELPELAYPDRLNCGAELLDATIARFGPDRPAFRTGAGEVWTYGALRERVDRLAHVLTVDLGVVPGNRVLLRGPTGPWLAACWLAVLKAGAVAVTVLPQQRAQELATVCAMAQVRHALCHADVLDDLVRAGVPGLRITPYGGGSEDDLLRLAEARTAVPFPAVDTSADDVALIAFTSGTTGRPKGCMHFHRDLLSVADTFSRGVLRPRPDDVFAGSPPLGFTFGLGGLVVFPLRAGASALLLAEAGPRTLLPALAQHRVTVLFTAPTAYRTMLDALGPYDVGAYDLSALRRCVSAGENLPAATWQAWYERTGLRIINGIGATELLHIFISAADEDIRPGTTGRVVPGWQARVVDPSGRPVADNEPGLLAVRGPVGCRYLADPRQAEYVRDGWNLTGDTYVRDPEGYFRYVARADDMIISAGYNIAGPEVEEALLRHPDVVEAAVVGRPDERRGQVVVAYTVTREGVTLTEEDLRTFMRAELAPHKCPRSFVFLRALPRTATGKLQRFRLRDLE from the coding sequence TTGGACCTCAAACCTTCCGCGCACACCGACACCTTTGCCCGCGACCACCTGCCGCCCGCCGGCTCGTGGCCGGAACTCCTCTTCGAGCTGCCCGAGCTCGCGTACCCGGACCGGCTCAACTGCGGGGCCGAGCTGCTCGACGCGACCATCGCCCGGTTCGGGCCCGACCGCCCGGCCTTCCGCACCGGCGCCGGCGAGGTGTGGACCTACGGTGCGCTGCGCGAGCGCGTGGACCGCCTCGCGCACGTACTCACTGTCGATCTGGGCGTCGTCCCCGGCAACCGGGTGCTGCTGCGCGGACCCACCGGCCCCTGGCTCGCGGCGTGCTGGCTCGCGGTGCTGAAGGCGGGCGCGGTGGCCGTCACCGTCCTGCCCCAGCAGCGGGCCCAGGAGCTGGCCACGGTCTGCGCGATGGCCCAGGTGCGCCACGCCCTGTGCCACGCCGACGTGCTCGACGACCTCGTCAGGGCCGGGGTGCCGGGGCTGCGCATCACCCCGTACGGGGGCGGGTCCGAGGACGATCTGCTGCGGCTGGCCGAGGCCCGGACGGCCGTGCCCTTCCCCGCCGTCGACACCTCCGCCGACGACGTCGCGCTCATCGCCTTCACCTCGGGCACCACCGGGCGGCCGAAGGGCTGCATGCACTTCCACCGGGACCTGCTCTCCGTCGCCGACACCTTCTCCCGCGGGGTGCTGCGCCCCCGTCCCGACGACGTCTTCGCGGGCAGTCCGCCGCTCGGCTTCACCTTCGGGCTCGGCGGACTGGTCGTCTTCCCGCTGCGGGCCGGCGCCTCCGCGCTGCTGCTGGCGGAGGCGGGGCCGCGCACGCTGCTGCCCGCCCTGGCGCAGCACCGGGTGACGGTGCTGTTCACCGCGCCGACCGCCTACCGGACGATGCTGGACGCGCTGGGCCCGTACGACGTGGGTGCGTACGACCTCTCCGCGCTGCGCCGCTGCGTCTCCGCCGGGGAGAACCTGCCCGCGGCGACCTGGCAGGCCTGGTACGAGCGCACCGGCCTGCGGATCATCAACGGGATCGGGGCCACCGAGCTGCTGCACATCTTCATCTCCGCCGCCGACGAGGACATCCGGCCCGGTACGACCGGCCGGGTGGTGCCGGGCTGGCAGGCCCGGGTGGTGGACCCGTCCGGCCGGCCGGTCGCGGACAACGAGCCGGGGCTGCTGGCCGTACGCGGCCCGGTGGGCTGCCGGTACCTGGCCGATCCCCGGCAGGCCGAATACGTACGGGACGGCTGGAACCTCACCGGCGACACCTACGTACGGGACCCGGAGGGGTACTTCCGCTACGTGGCCCGCGCGGACGACATGATCATCTCCGCGGGGTACAACATCGCGGGCCCGGAGGTGGAGGAGGCCCTGCTGCGCCACCCGGACGTGGTGGAGGCGGCGGTGGTGGGCCGCCCGGACGAGCGACGCGGGCAGGTCGTGGTGGCGTACACGGTCACCCGTGAGGGCGTCACGCTCACGGAGGAGGATCTGCGCACCTTCATGCGGGCCGAGCTGGCCCCGCACAAGTGCCCGCGCTCCTTCGTCTTCCTTCGCGCGCTCCCCCGCACGGCCACCGGCAAACTGCAACGCTTCCGGCTGCGCGATCTAGAGTGA
- a CDS encoding RidA family protein, whose product MSLERINPAELSPPTGFSHAVAATGSRLVFLAGQTALDASGKVVGETLPEQFERALSNLLTALAESGGAPGDLARVTVYAVDVAAYRGCAGELGAIWRRLAGRDYPAMAVIGVVRLWDDQALVELDGVAVLP is encoded by the coding sequence ATGAGCCTGGAGCGGATCAACCCGGCGGAACTGTCGCCGCCGACGGGCTTCTCGCACGCGGTGGCGGCGACCGGTTCCCGGCTGGTGTTCCTGGCCGGCCAGACGGCGCTGGACGCCTCGGGCAAGGTGGTGGGCGAGACCCTGCCGGAGCAGTTCGAGCGGGCCCTGTCCAACCTGCTGACGGCGCTCGCGGAGTCCGGCGGGGCCCCGGGGGACCTGGCCCGTGTCACCGTCTACGCGGTGGACGTGGCGGCGTACCGGGGCTGCGCCGGCGAACTCGGTGCGATCTGGCGGAGGTTGGCGGGCCGTGACTATCCGGCGATGGCCGTGATAGGGGTGGTCCGCCTCTGGGACGACCAGGCGCTGGTCGAACTCGACGGCGTGGCCGTCCTGCCGTAG
- a CDS encoding SDR family NAD(P)-dependent oxidoreductase, with product MTTALITGSSSGIGLDIARAFLASGANVVLNGRDADRLAKTAAGLGHPERTAWVAGSIAERETGEALVRTALERFGRIDVLVNNAGTFASKPFTEVTEAELDGFLTGNLKGTYLTTQAVVRALRAQGEGGSIVNIGTVLVDHGLAGFPASAPVASKAGVHGLTTSLAAELAADGIRVNLVSPGIIRTPLHEGADVDAFGGLALLNRVGEASEIAEAVLYLAGAGFVTGHALRVDGGHVTGRS from the coding sequence ATGACCACTGCTCTCATCACCGGATCCTCCAGCGGCATCGGCCTGGACATCGCCCGGGCCTTCCTGGCGAGCGGCGCGAACGTCGTCCTGAACGGCCGCGACGCCGACCGCCTCGCCAAGACCGCCGCCGGCCTCGGCCATCCGGAGCGGACCGCGTGGGTCGCGGGCAGCATCGCCGAGCGGGAGACCGGCGAGGCCCTCGTCCGTACGGCGCTGGAGCGCTTCGGCCGCATCGACGTCCTGGTCAACAACGCCGGCACCTTCGCCTCCAAGCCCTTCACCGAGGTCACGGAGGCCGAACTCGACGGCTTCCTGACGGGCAACCTCAAGGGCACCTACCTCACCACCCAGGCCGTGGTGCGGGCGCTGCGCGCACAGGGCGAGGGCGGCAGCATCGTCAACATCGGCACCGTCCTGGTGGACCACGGGCTGGCCGGCTTCCCGGCCAGTGCGCCGGTGGCCAGCAAGGCCGGTGTGCACGGGCTGACCACGAGCCTGGCCGCCGAGCTGGCGGCCGACGGCATCCGCGTCAACCTCGTCTCGCCCGGCATCATCCGCACCCCGCTGCACGAGGGGGCCGACGTGGACGCCTTCGGCGGGCTCGCGCTGCTCAACCGGGTCGGGGAGGCCTCCGAGATCGCCGAGGCGGTGCTGTACCTCGCGGGCGCCGGCTTCGTGACGGGCCACGCGCTGCGCGTGGACGGCGGCCACGTCACGGGCCGCTCCTGA
- a CDS encoding PaaX family transcriptional regulator C-terminal domain-containing protein produces the protein MAEQHTPRSLIVTFYGAYGRAFEGPVPVSALIRLLGAAGVDAASVRSSVSRLKRRDFLLPARAADGSAAYELSREARQLLEDGDRRIYGAPQRSPEWLVAVFSVPEQERHKRHLLRSRLARLGFGAVAPGVWIAPAQLYEETGHTLERLHLTPYVELFRGAHLGFAPTAEAVARWWDLASLAKQHEEFLDLHEPALRALQSGPDPTPEEAYRGYLLALDSWRRLPYADPGLPRELLPADWPGDRAAAVFAELHARLRDVGAAFAGP, from the coding sequence GTGGCCGAGCAGCACACCCCGCGATCCCTGATCGTCACCTTCTACGGCGCCTACGGGCGGGCCTTCGAGGGCCCGGTCCCGGTGTCCGCGCTGATCCGCCTGCTGGGCGCGGCCGGCGTGGACGCCGCGTCGGTCCGCTCTTCGGTGTCCCGGCTGAAGCGGCGCGACTTCCTGCTGCCCGCGCGCGCGGCGGACGGCTCGGCGGCCTACGAGCTCTCCCGGGAGGCGCGGCAGCTGCTGGAGGACGGCGACCGGCGGATCTACGGCGCCCCGCAGCGCTCGCCCGAGTGGCTGGTGGCGGTGTTCTCCGTCCCGGAGCAGGAGCGGCACAAGCGGCACCTGCTGCGCTCCCGGCTGGCCCGGCTCGGCTTCGGCGCGGTGGCGCCGGGCGTGTGGATCGCCCCGGCCCAGCTGTACGAGGAGACCGGGCACACGCTGGAGCGGCTGCACCTGACCCCGTACGTGGAGCTGTTCCGCGGCGCCCACCTCGGCTTCGCCCCGACCGCCGAGGCGGTGGCGCGCTGGTGGGACCTGGCCTCCCTGGCCAAGCAGCACGAGGAATTCCTCGACCTGCACGAACCCGCTCTGCGCGCCCTCCAGTCGGGCCCGGACCCCACTCCGGAGGAGGCCTACCGCGGCTACCTCCTCGCCCTGGACAGCTGGCGGCGCCTCCCGTACGCCGACCCGGGGCTGCCGCGCGAGCTGCTGCCTGCGGACTGGCCGGGCGACCGCGCGGCGGCGGTGTTCGCGGAACTCCACGCGAGGCTGCGGGACGTGGGCGCCGCCTTCGCGGGGCCGTGA
- a CDS encoding bifunctional salicylyl-CoA 5-hydroxylase/oxidoreductase: protein MSPDAAHPLRVAVVGGGPGGLYAAALLARQGHRVEVWERNAPEDTFGFGVVLSDETLGGIERADTVVHAALSAEFVRWDDVDVVHRGRLLTSGGHGFAALGRRRLLEILHERCAGLGVRLRFRAGAPDAAALAASHDLVVAADGVHSAIRQSGAAHFGPTVTNGRCRYIWLAADFAFEAFRFEVAETEYGVMQLHAYPYSADSSTVIVEMRDEVWAAAGFDLCDESESAARCAKIFSEALRGRPLRGNHSAWTRFRTVVNERWSHGNVALLGDAAHTAHFSIGSGTKLAVEDALALAEAVAAHPDVPSALAAYEAARRPAVASTQRAAAASMRWFEEIAGYVDQPARQFAFNLLTRSRRVTHGNLRLRDERFTRSVERDFGAPDERTPPMFTPFTLRGLTLRNRVVVSPMDMYSAVEGVPGDFHLVHLGARALGGAGLVMTEMVCVSAEGRITPGCAGLYTQEQATAWKRIADFVHTSAPGTALGVQLGHSGRKGSTRVMWEGMDDPLPEDNWPLLAPSALRYRPGVSAVPRAATAADLEAVRSDFTAAAVRAAACGFDLLELHCAHGYLLSGFLSPLTNHRTDAYGGSLENRLRFPLEVFDAVRAVWPGDRPMTVRLSATDWAPGGTSDEEAVAIAAAFAARGADAVDVSTGQVVADEAPEYGRSYQTPYADRIRNALGIPVITVGAISSWDDVNSLLLAGRADLCALGRPHLYDPHWTLHAAAEQSYEGPAAPWPAPYRAGSRPPPTGRG, encoded by the coding sequence ATGTCCCCGGACGCCGCGCACCCCCTGCGGGTCGCCGTCGTGGGCGGCGGGCCGGGAGGACTGTACGCCGCCGCGCTGCTGGCCCGGCAGGGCCACCGCGTCGAGGTGTGGGAACGCAACGCACCCGAGGACACCTTCGGCTTCGGCGTGGTCCTCTCCGACGAGACCCTCGGCGGCATCGAGCGGGCGGACACCGTGGTCCACGCCGCCCTGAGCGCGGAGTTCGTGCGCTGGGACGACGTGGACGTCGTCCACCGGGGCCGGCTGCTGACCTCCGGCGGCCACGGCTTCGCCGCCCTCGGCCGGCGCCGGCTGCTGGAGATCCTGCACGAGCGCTGCGCCGGCCTGGGCGTCCGGCTCCGCTTCCGGGCCGGGGCCCCCGACGCCGCCGCCCTCGCCGCCTCCCACGACCTGGTGGTCGCGGCGGACGGGGTGCACAGCGCGATCCGGCAGAGCGGGGCCGCGCACTTCGGCCCGACGGTGACGAACGGCCGCTGCCGCTACATCTGGCTGGCCGCCGACTTCGCCTTCGAGGCCTTCCGCTTCGAGGTCGCGGAGACCGAGTACGGGGTGATGCAGCTGCACGCCTATCCGTACTCCGCGGACTCCTCCACGGTGATCGTCGAAATGCGCGACGAGGTGTGGGCGGCGGCGGGCTTCGACCTGTGCGACGAGAGCGAGTCGGCGGCCCGCTGCGCCAAGATCTTCAGCGAGGCCCTGCGCGGGCGGCCGCTGCGCGGGAACCACTCGGCGTGGACCCGCTTCCGTACCGTCGTGAACGAGCGGTGGTCGCACGGCAACGTGGCGCTGCTCGGCGACGCGGCGCACACCGCGCACTTCTCCATCGGCTCCGGCACCAAACTGGCCGTGGAGGACGCCCTCGCCCTCGCCGAAGCGGTCGCCGCGCACCCGGACGTGCCCTCCGCCCTCGCCGCGTACGAGGCGGCGCGCCGTCCCGCGGTGGCCAGCACCCAGCGGGCGGCGGCCGCCAGCATGCGCTGGTTCGAGGAGATCGCGGGCTACGTCGACCAGCCCGCCCGGCAGTTCGCCTTCAACCTGCTCACCCGCAGCCGCCGGGTCACCCACGGCAACCTGCGGCTGCGCGACGAGCGGTTCACCCGCTCCGTGGAACGCGACTTCGGCGCCCCGGACGAGCGGACCCCGCCGATGTTCACCCCGTTCACCCTGCGCGGACTGACCCTGCGCAACCGGGTCGTGGTCTCCCCGATGGACATGTACTCGGCCGTGGAGGGCGTCCCCGGGGACTTCCACCTCGTACACCTCGGCGCGCGGGCCCTGGGCGGGGCCGGCCTGGTGATGACGGAAATGGTCTGCGTCAGCGCCGAGGGCCGCATCACCCCGGGCTGCGCGGGCCTGTACACGCAGGAGCAGGCCACGGCCTGGAAGCGGATCGCCGACTTCGTGCACACCTCCGCACCCGGTACCGCGCTGGGCGTCCAGCTCGGGCACTCGGGCCGCAAGGGCTCGACACGCGTGATGTGGGAGGGCATGGACGACCCGCTGCCGGAGGACAACTGGCCGCTGCTGGCCCCCTCCGCGCTGCGCTACCGGCCGGGCGTCTCGGCCGTCCCGCGCGCGGCGACGGCCGCCGACCTGGAAGCGGTCCGCTCCGACTTCACGGCCGCCGCGGTCCGCGCGGCCGCCTGCGGCTTCGACCTGCTGGAACTCCACTGCGCCCACGGCTACCTGCTCTCCGGCTTCCTGTCGCCGCTGACCAACCACCGCACCGACGCCTACGGCGGCTCCCTGGAGAACCGGCTGCGCTTCCCGCTGGAGGTCTTCGACGCGGTCCGCGCCGTCTGGCCCGGGGACCGGCCCATGACGGTCCGCCTCTCGGCGACCGACTGGGCGCCCGGCGGCACCTCGGACGAGGAGGCCGTGGCGATCGCGGCGGCCTTCGCCGCCCGCGGCGCGGACGCCGTCGACGTCTCGACCGGCCAGGTGGTGGCGGACGAGGCCCCCGAGTACGGGCGCTCGTACCAGACCCCCTACGCCGACCGGATCCGCAACGCGCTGGGGATCCCGGTCATCACGGTCGGGGCGATCTCCTCCTGGGACGACGTCAACTCCCTGCTGCTGGCCGGCCGCGCCGACCTGTGCGCCCTCGGCCGTCCCCACCTCTACGACCCCCACTGGACCCTGCACGCGGCCGCCGAGCAGTCCTACGAGGGCCCGGCCGCGCCCTGGCCCGCCCCCTACCGCGCGGGCAGCCGTCCCCCGCCGACGGGCCGCGGCTGA
- a CDS encoding enoyl-CoA hydratase family protein, giving the protein MSPFTGSSSATERWRHLRVTRQDGVATVTLDRPDKLNALTFGAYADLRDLLAELSRERSVRALVLGGEGRGFCSGGDVDEIIGATLAMDTAQLLDFNRMTGQVVRAIRECPFPVIAAVHGVAAGAGAVLALAADFRIADPTARFAFLFTRVGLSGGDMGAAYLLPRVVGLGHATRLLMLGEPVRAPEAERIGLLSELTDEGKAHVRAAELAAHLAAGPALAYAQTKALLTAELDMPLAASVELDAATQALLMNGEDYAEFHAAFTGKRPPQWKGR; this is encoded by the coding sequence GTGAGCCCCTTCACCGGTTCCTCATCAGCGACCGAACGGTGGCGCCACCTCCGGGTGACCCGGCAGGACGGCGTGGCCACCGTCACCCTCGACCGCCCCGACAAGCTGAACGCGCTGACCTTCGGCGCCTACGCCGACCTGCGCGACCTGCTGGCCGAACTGTCCCGGGAGCGCTCCGTACGGGCCCTCGTGCTCGGCGGCGAGGGCCGAGGCTTCTGCTCCGGCGGCGACGTCGACGAGATCATCGGCGCCACCCTCGCCATGGACACCGCCCAGCTCCTCGACTTCAACCGGATGACCGGCCAGGTGGTGCGGGCCATCCGCGAATGCCCCTTCCCGGTGATCGCCGCCGTGCACGGAGTGGCCGCCGGAGCCGGAGCCGTCCTCGCCCTCGCCGCCGACTTCCGCATCGCCGACCCCACCGCCCGCTTCGCCTTCCTCTTCACCCGGGTCGGCCTCTCCGGCGGGGACATGGGCGCCGCCTACCTGCTGCCCCGCGTCGTCGGCCTCGGCCACGCCACCCGGCTGCTGATGCTCGGAGAGCCCGTACGCGCGCCCGAGGCCGAGCGGATCGGGTTGCTCAGCGAACTCACCGACGAGGGCAAGGCCCACGTACGGGCCGCCGAACTCGCCGCGCACCTGGCCGCCGGCCCCGCCCTCGCCTACGCACAGACCAAGGCGCTGCTCACCGCCGAACTCGACATGCCGCTGGCCGCGTCGGTGGAGCTCGACGCGGCCACCCAGGCCCTGCTGATGAACGGCGAGGACTACGCGGAGTTCCACGCCGCCTTCACCGGGAAACGGCCGCCGCAGTGGAAGGGCAGGTAG
- a CDS encoding 4-oxalocrotonate tautomerase family protein has translation MPYVNVKITREGATAPQKAEIIAGITDLLVKVLDKDPATTFVLIEEVALEDWGVGGVPTDEYRRRQARG, from the coding sequence GTGCCGTACGTCAACGTCAAGATCACCCGTGAGGGCGCGACCGCGCCCCAGAAGGCCGAGATCATCGCCGGGATCACCGACCTGCTGGTCAAGGTCCTCGACAAGGACCCGGCCACCACCTTCGTCCTGATCGAGGAGGTCGCCCTGGAGGACTGGGGCGTGGGCGGCGTCCCCACGGACGAATACCGCCGCCGCCAAGCGCGCGGCTAG